In Fibrobacter sp., a single genomic region encodes these proteins:
- a CDS encoding glycosyltransferase family 2 protein, with amino-acid sequence MNVDVGIINYNGGEELTACVRSLLMQTTAVRVFVLDNASKDDSIEILKKSGLQCKVVKSDKNLGYAGACNKLMENMDADIQVLCNMDLEFHPSWAENLLACFARHPDAGSVASLVMEKSGVVNAVGVLLGKDLFAKNEASGQDISEADAREKDVFGCYGAVMSFRKEAAAAAGKMDASFFLFFEETEWYFRHNLAGYKTVFCPEAKVFHERSMTTVRYSPLKLFYSERNRLRGAIRLLPMTEVFKLPFRAFVRYLAMAKGVPGQSGDGKKLSKVAICQALAKAWMQAIFMLPRELKIRKQYRKKFGNVNAKVCKLLTDYALKE; translated from the coding sequence ATGAATGTTGATGTAGGTATTATCAATTATAACGGTGGCGAGGAACTCACCGCTTGTGTCCGCAGTCTTTTGATGCAGACGACGGCTGTGCGTGTTTTCGTGCTGGATAACGCCTCCAAGGATGATTCTATCGAGATTCTTAAGAAGAGTGGTCTTCAATGTAAGGTTGTCAAGAGCGATAAGAACCTGGGTTATGCTGGCGCCTGCAATAAGCTGATGGAGAACATGGATGCTGACATCCAGGTCCTTTGTAACATGGACTTGGAATTCCATCCTAGCTGGGCCGAGAACTTGTTGGCCTGCTTTGCTCGACATCCTGATGCAGGTTCTGTGGCTAGCCTTGTGATGGAAAAGAGCGGTGTGGTCAACGCTGTCGGCGTGCTGCTGGGCAAGGATCTTTTTGCAAAGAACGAGGCCAGTGGTCAGGATATTTCTGAAGCGGATGCCCGCGAAAAGGACGTCTTTGGATGTTACGGCGCTGTTATGAGTTTCCGCAAGGAAGCCGCAGCCGCAGCAGGAAAGATGGACGCAAGTTTCTTCTTGTTCTTTGAAGAAACCGAATGGTACTTCCGTCACAACCTGGCCGGCTACAAGACGGTTTTCTGCCCGGAGGCCAAGGTGTTCCATGAACGCTCCATGACCACGGTGCGCTATTCTCCTCTAAAGCTTTTCTACTCAGAACGCAATCGACTCCGTGGTGCCATTCGCTTACTTCCTATGACGGAAGTTTTCAAGCTTCCGTTCCGGGCTTTTGTTCGATACCTTGCCATGGCCAAGGGCGTTCCCGGCCAGTCTGGCGATGGCAAGAAACTGTCCAAGGTTGCGATCTGTCAGGCTCTTGCCAAGGCATGGATGCAGGCAATTTTCATGCTTCCTAGGGAATTGAAAATTCGCAAACAGTACCGAAAGAAATTTGGCAATGTCAATGCTAAAGTTTGTAAGTTGTTGACTGATTATGCTTTAAAAGAATGA
- a CDS encoding LamG domain-containing protein, protein MNKIAKLSASLLGAAALAAVFGCSDSSSTSADEKNLSEVQNPSEIDGDLTDDAEVVLPGAAPVQVNAKQARSRLSLYTRDVEHAWAIDSTKGDTLSVAVDESFIENSFAVEADVVVESSSGYITLASAGVDGNQDAWALRVENGKPFFAWRDASTAGDWYKLETDEVLKLNELVTVRAERVDSLTVLYIDGQIVAAVISSSEIKSLEGSFTIGFDPTAVTENTPGRVMFVRFEKVREVEIVETPSEIEEELPPLVQAPITEEGSAEEPAVTTWIATWEFNDATSVGKDFTGNDHTALAGTGSVTVSDDVAHFDGKSGLTVKLSDDLKINSFVIEARVKPTKFATMQNIIVAEPPGRGVDGWMLRVDEGTLRVHMRDAATNGDDWKIFSGKDLILNEWNEIRFERLGDSLKLFQNGELTVASVYKGDVTQMRYDWGIGYDAMQQAYNTRYFDGDIDYIRFGTTDKLSGGSVAETSPYVLLADWEYNDPAFPGLDKMGNNSFKYLSASDIEDGSFALNGSNGMPVYLTSTFKRNEFVVDARVKPTAYGTIQNIIVAEPPGRFGDGWMVRVDDGVLRVHLRDEDFHGTQWQVFAGEALSLNEWTEIRVIRSKGKIQVYQNGKQTVDASCGGDVGQLGYGLGIGYDAMNQAYHDRNFVGYIDYIRYYGIRK, encoded by the coding sequence ATGAACAAAATTGCAAAACTTTCGGCAAGCCTATTGGGGGCTGCTGCTTTGGCAGCTGTCTTTGGCTGTTCTGACAGTTCCAGTACCTCAGCTGATGAAAAAAATCTGAGCGAGGTTCAGAATCCATCTGAAATCGATGGTGACTTGACCGATGATGCTGAAGTTGTTTTGCCTGGCGCAGCCCCTGTGCAGGTGAATGCAAAGCAGGCTCGTTCCCGCTTGTCTCTATACACAAGAGATGTAGAACATGCCTGGGCTATTGATTCCACCAAGGGCGATACCCTGTCTGTCGCAGTAGATGAAAGTTTTATCGAAAACAGCTTTGCCGTTGAAGCTGACGTGGTTGTGGAAAGCTCCTCGGGCTACATCACCTTGGCTTCTGCAGGCGTCGATGGCAATCAGGATGCCTGGGCGCTCCGCGTCGAAAACGGCAAGCCTTTCTTTGCCTGGCGCGACGCCTCTACGGCGGGTGACTGGTATAAGCTGGAAACAGATGAAGTTTTGAAGTTGAATGAACTGGTGACGGTTCGCGCCGAACGCGTAGACTCTCTGACGGTTCTGTACATCGACGGCCAAATTGTTGCTGCAGTTATTTCTAGCAGTGAAATCAAGTCTCTGGAAGGTAGCTTTACCATCGGCTTTGATCCTACTGCCGTGACTGAAAATACTCCGGGCCGCGTCATGTTTGTTCGCTTTGAAAAGGTCCGCGAAGTCGAGATCGTTGAGACGCCTTCTGAAATCGAAGAAGAATTGCCTCCTTTGGTTCAGGCTCCGATTACCGAGGAAGGCTCTGCAGAAGAACCCGCTGTAACCACTTGGATTGCCACGTGGGAATTTAATGACGCAACTTCTGTAGGCAAGGACTTTACCGGCAACGACCACACGGCTCTTGCAGGTACGGGCTCTGTCACTGTGAGCGATGACGTTGCTCACTTTGATGGAAAGTCTGGTTTGACCGTAAAGCTTTCTGACGATTTGAAGATTAATTCCTTTGTTATCGAAGCCCGCGTAAAGCCTACCAAGTTCGCCACCATGCAGAATATCATTGTGGCCGAGCCTCCTGGACGCGGCGTTGATGGATGGATGCTTCGCGTTGACGAAGGTACTCTTCGCGTTCACATGCGAGACGCTGCTACCAATGGCGATGATTGGAAGATCTTTTCAGGAAAGGATCTGATCCTCAATGAATGGAACGAGATTCGCTTTGAACGCCTGGGCGACAGCCTTAAGCTGTTCCAGAATGGCGAGTTGACTGTTGCTTCTGTCTACAAGGGCGACGTGACCCAGATGCGTTACGACTGGGGCATCGGCTATGACGCCATGCAGCAGGCTTACAACACCCGTTATTTCGATGGCGATATCGACTATATCCGTTTTGGTACTACGGACAAGCTGAGCGGTGGTTCTGTTGCAGAAACCTCGCCCTATGTTCTGCTGGCTGATTGGGAATACAATGATCCTGCATTCCCGGGCCTGGACAAGATGGGCAACAATTCCTTTAAGTACCTTTCTGCAAGCGACATTGAAGATGGTTCCTTTGCCTTGAACGGCAGCAACGGCATGCCGGTGTACTTGACCAGCACCTTTAAGCGTAATGAATTTGTGGTGGATGCCCGCGTTAAGCCTACGGCATACGGCACGATTCAGAACATTATTGTGGCTGAGCCTCCTGGACGTTTCGGTGACGGCTGGATGGTTCGTGTAGATGACGGTGTCCTTCGTGTGCATCTCCGTGATGAAGATTTCCATGGTACCCAATGGCAGGTCTTTGCTGGTGAAGCCTTGTCGTTGAACGAATGGACTGAAATCCGTGTGATTCGCTCCAAAGGTAAGATTCAGGTTTACCAGAATGGTAAGCAGACTGTCGATGCATCTTGCGGTGGTGATGTTGGCCAGCTGGGCTACGGCCTCGGTATTGGTTATGATGCCATGAACCAGGCATATCATGATCGCAACTTTGTGGGCTACATTGATTACATCCGCTATTACGGAATCCGCAAATAA
- a CDS encoding flippase-like domain-containing protein, translating to MKTAIKLVVTALGLGYIFYKVPLGDALSHWTAAALPWLLLIFALTVALMAIQANRWRGLLLDEGKKISFKTFYSYIALGYFFNNLLPSGFGGDAVKTIAFGKRYGNTANSVAAIVISRVMGLLAMFLSFFVALPFVAAKYDIPAAYTATVSVVALIAVLVIFAGLFSDKIKLPAKLSAKVPFLVKLQDAFSIYRSHKKAFLLSGLDSIWLQVVTIVIHWAYLKAMGVDVDIAVITVFTTIMVTFTMLPISINGVGIRENVQVSLYTGLLGIPADVVLASTLFSYLPLLFQAAQGAVAFALLKGKKESV from the coding sequence ATGAAAACCGCTATTAAGTTGGTGGTTACCGCCCTTGGTCTCGGCTACATCTTCTACAAGGTTCCTCTAGGAGACGCTCTTTCACACTGGACCGCTGCGGCCCTTCCCTGGCTTTTGCTGATTTTCGCCCTTACCGTGGCACTGATGGCAATTCAGGCAAACCGCTGGCGGGGCCTGCTCCTAGACGAAGGCAAGAAGATTTCCTTCAAGACATTCTACAGCTACATCGCCCTCGGCTATTTCTTCAACAACCTGCTGCCCAGCGGATTCGGCGGCGATGCAGTAAAGACCATCGCCTTCGGCAAGCGTTACGGAAATACGGCGAACTCTGTGGCGGCCATTGTCATTTCTCGCGTCATGGGGCTGTTGGCCATGTTCCTCAGCTTCTTTGTGGCACTTCCCTTTGTGGCAGCAAAGTACGACATTCCCGCCGCATACACTGCAACCGTCAGCGTTGTCGCCCTGATTGCAGTTTTGGTCATTTTCGCAGGACTGTTTTCGGACAAAATCAAGCTTCCGGCAAAACTTTCAGCCAAGGTTCCATTCCTGGTAAAGTTGCAAGACGCCTTCTCTATTTACCGTAGCCACAAGAAGGCTTTCCTCCTTTCCGGCTTAGACTCCATCTGGCTTCAAGTCGTAACTATCGTCATTCATTGGGCGTACCTCAAGGCCATGGGCGTGGATGTAGACATAGCTGTCATTACCGTATTTACGACAATCATGGTTACGTTTACGATGCTCCCCATTTCCATCAATGGAGTTGGCATCCGCGAAAATGTGCAGGTTAGTTTGTACACAGGGCTCTTGGGAATTCCTGCCGACGTTGTGCTTGCGTCCACCCTGTTCAGCTACCTGCCACTGCTATTCCAGGCTGCACAAGGAGCCGTGGCATTCGCACTGCTCAAGGGCAAGAAAGAATCCGTATAA
- a CDS encoding NAD(P)-dependent glycerol-3-phosphate dehydrogenase: protein MKVTVLGTGGWGLTLGQVIYENKNDITFWTNSQAEVDLLSTEHQYKDKLPGVIFPADFKYTTDMNAALEGAEMVMIVVPSQFMGGVAENLGKWTPEKGKEPVVVCATKGILEGTNQLMSEVLLEKVPWLTDDKMVAFSGPSHAEEVSRHVLTAIVAASTNEDSAKLVQQAMSCSYLRVYTSTDIVGVELCGSVKNVIAIASGVLYGVGAGDNTRAALLTRGQAEMCRLGRAMGANPETFAGLAGMGDLIVTCLSQHSRNRYVGEHIGKGETIEQVLGGMKMIAEGVPTCRSTKALADKLGVEMPIVNAVYDLLFGGKTVKEVFDEIWGRDLKAENWN, encoded by the coding sequence ATGAAGGTTACAGTTTTGGGTACAGGTGGCTGGGGTCTTACCCTTGGCCAGGTGATTTACGAAAATAAGAACGACATTACATTCTGGACAAATTCTCAGGCAGAAGTGGATCTGCTCTCTACGGAGCATCAGTACAAGGATAAGCTTCCTGGTGTGATTTTTCCGGCAGATTTCAAGTATACCACCGACATGAATGCAGCTCTCGAAGGCGCAGAAATGGTCATGATCGTGGTGCCGTCCCAGTTCATGGGTGGCGTCGCTGAAAATCTTGGTAAGTGGACTCCGGAAAAGGGTAAGGAGCCTGTGGTGGTTTGCGCTACCAAGGGTATTCTCGAAGGCACCAACCAGCTTATGAGCGAAGTTCTCCTTGAAAAGGTTCCTTGGCTCACCGACGACAAGATGGTTGCTTTCAGTGGTCCGTCTCATGCCGAAGAAGTTAGCCGCCATGTGCTGACTGCAATCGTTGCCGCTTCCACTAACGAAGATTCTGCAAAGCTTGTCCAGCAGGCAATGAGCTGCTCCTACCTCCGCGTTTACACTTCCACCGATATCGTGGGTGTGGAACTTTGCGGATCCGTGAAGAACGTGATTGCCATTGCTTCTGGCGTACTCTATGGTGTTGGCGCTGGCGACAATACCCGCGCTGCTCTTCTTACCCGCGGTCAGGCAGAAATGTGCCGCCTGGGTCGCGCCATGGGTGCAAATCCTGAAACCTTCGCTGGCCTTGCCGGTATGGGTGACTTGATTGTGACTTGCCTTTCTCAGCACAGCCGCAACCGCTATGTGGGTGAACACATCGGTAAGGGTGAAACCATTGAACAGGTTCTCGGCGGCATGAAGATGATTGCTGAAGGCGTTCCTACCTGCCGTAGCACCAAGGCTCTGGCCGACAAGCTTGGCGTTGAAATGCCTATCGTCAATGCTGTCTACGACCTTCTTTTCGGTGGCAAGACTGTTAAGGAAGTTTTCGATGAAATTTGGGGCCGTGACCTGAAGGCCGAAAACTGGAACTAA
- the plsY gene encoding glycerol-3-phosphate 1-O-acyltransferase PlsY, producing MKNLNSLLSLPIAYVLGAIPSAIWIAKLAKGKNFDIRDYGSKNAGLTNTFRVLGWKPALPVVFMDLLKGFFGPFIALKMCEAQIAAGGADYTNWLPLLAGILVILGHSYTCFAGFRGGKGVLAALGVFLCLCPVTALSAFGVWIIFTVATKYVSVGSIAACVVLAALPIMKYCGLPYPVYDNITLPLLITCVVTGAFIIFKHRANIKRLMNGTENGFGSKRKK from the coding sequence ATGAAGAACTTGAACAGTTTACTGAGTCTTCCAATAGCGTACGTGTTGGGGGCGATCCCCAGCGCAATCTGGATCGCAAAACTCGCGAAAGGAAAAAACTTTGATATTCGCGACTACGGCTCCAAGAACGCAGGTTTGACTAATACATTCCGTGTCTTGGGCTGGAAGCCTGCGCTTCCCGTAGTCTTTATGGATTTATTGAAGGGCTTCTTTGGTCCGTTCATCGCCCTTAAGATGTGCGAAGCTCAGATTGCTGCAGGTGGCGCTGATTATACCAATTGGTTGCCGCTCCTGGCTGGTATTCTAGTGATTCTCGGTCACAGCTACACTTGCTTTGCTGGTTTCCGCGGTGGTAAAGGCGTTCTCGCTGCCCTTGGCGTATTCCTTTGTCTTTGCCCTGTAACAGCTCTCAGCGCTTTTGGCGTTTGGATCATTTTCACTGTTGCAACAAAGTATGTGTCCGTTGGAAGCATTGCAGCTTGCGTTGTGCTTGCCGCTTTGCCTATCATGAAATACTGCGGTTTGCCCTATCCGGTGTACGATAACATTACCTTGCCGTTGTTGATTACATGCGTTGTAACAGGTGCATTTATCATCTTCAAGCATAGGGCGAATATCAAGCGCTTGATGAACGGCACAGAAAATGGCTTTGGTAGCAAAAGAAAGAAATGA
- the der gene encoding ribosome biogenesis GTPase Der, giving the protein MKLPIVCIIGRPNVGKSSLFNRILGRRAAVVSDRDGVTRDRHYQTASFKGHEFTVVDTGGFLPDDSIDVLADSVRTQIFNAVQESDLVLFMVDVRVGITKLDQQFARLVRKLDKKVILVANKSENGQDRQESYEFLKLGFGQPRTISALTGYACLSLLEEVITVLPTPVRGERKEERPIKFAILGRPNAGKSTLLNRLLNEDRAVVSDIPGTTRDSIDCDFIVDGKKFVVTDTAGLRKKAKVEDEVEIFSNMRTLESIRRSDVSVLMVDCTRGLEVQDFRIITDIRKAGKGLVLVLNKWDILPNKNDKSFDHMVKEMLEREPMLEYVPILSISAKEGQRVGRVVQAIQTVYANCRRVLGRDNVAQAFARFIEENPVPSQNSRTVQLTRACQIMVEPPVIAIETRTPDLVAESYKRYLLKKFYEEFQLQGAPLRLNFDMKLTLRKDEELEQFTESSNSVRVGGDPQRNLDRKTRERKKL; this is encoded by the coding sequence ATGAAATTACCTATTGTATGTATTATCGGACGTCCTAACGTAGGAAAGTCCTCCCTTTTTAACCGCATCCTCGGTCGCCGTGCTGCCGTGGTCAGTGACCGCGATGGCGTTACCCGTGACCGTCATTACCAGACTGCGAGTTTCAAGGGTCATGAATTTACGGTGGTAGATACCGGTGGATTTTTGCCGGATGATTCCATCGACGTGCTGGCCGATAGTGTTCGCACCCAGATTTTTAACGCTGTACAGGAATCTGACTTAGTCCTCTTTATGGTGGATGTCCGTGTGGGCATTACCAAGCTGGATCAGCAGTTTGCCCGCCTTGTCCGCAAGCTGGACAAGAAGGTGATTCTTGTGGCAAACAAGAGCGAAAACGGTCAGGACCGTCAGGAAAGTTATGAATTCCTGAAGTTGGGTTTCGGCCAGCCCCGTACCATCAGTGCTTTGACTGGTTATGCCTGCCTTAGCCTGCTAGAAGAAGTTATTACGGTTCTTCCCACGCCGGTCCGTGGCGAACGTAAGGAAGAACGCCCCATCAAATTTGCCATCCTCGGTCGTCCTAACGCCGGTAAGAGTACCTTGCTCAATCGCCTGCTGAACGAAGACCGCGCCGTGGTCAGCGACATCCCGGGTACCACCCGCGATTCCATCGACTGCGACTTTATTGTAGATGGAAAGAAGTTCGTGGTGACTGACACTGCAGGCCTTCGCAAGAAAGCCAAGGTCGAAGACGAAGTTGAAATCTTCAGCAACATGCGCACCCTGGAAAGTATCCGTCGTTCCGACGTGTCTGTGCTCATGGTAGACTGCACCCGCGGTCTCGAAGTCCAGGACTTCCGCATTATCACCGATATCCGCAAGGCCGGTAAGGGCCTTGTGCTGGTATTGAACAAGTGGGATATTCTCCCCAACAAGAATGACAAGTCCTTTGACCACATGGTTAAGGAAATGCTGGAACGCGAACCCATGCTGGAATACGTTCCTATTCTTTCCATCAGTGCAAAGGAAGGTCAGCGTGTGGGCCGTGTGGTCCAGGCAATTCAAACTGTATATGCCAACTGCCGCCGTGTGCTTGGCCGTGACAATGTTGCCCAGGCTTTTGCCCGCTTCATCGAAGAGAATCCGGTGCCTAGCCAGAATTCTCGTACCGTGCAGCTGACCCGCGCCTGCCAGATTATGGTGGAACCGCCTGTAATCGCCATCGAAACCCGTACACCGGATCTGGTGGCTGAATCTTACAAGCGCTATCTCTTGAAAAAATTCTACGAGGAATTCCAGTTGCAGGGTGCTCCCCTTCGCCTGAATTTCGATATGAAGTTAACCCTTAGAAAGGATGAAGAACTTGAACAGTTTACTGAGTCTTCCAATAGCGTACGTGTTGGGGGCGATCCCCAGCGCAATCTGGATCGCAAAACTCGCGAAAGGAAAAAACTTTGA
- the mutT gene encoding 8-oxo-dGTP diphosphatase MutT — translation MKKIEVVAGVICRKNAQGITEFLATQRGYGDFKGGWEFPGGKTEPGETPEQALARELKEELAIDVEVGEFITTVEHDYPGRHITMHCFYCNIVNGELTLLEHESARWLKVSELRSVEWLPADIAVVESIEHDAVN, via the coding sequence ATGAAAAAGATTGAAGTGGTTGCTGGTGTAATTTGCCGTAAGAATGCCCAAGGTATAACTGAGTTTCTGGCAACCCAGCGTGGGTATGGTGATTTTAAGGGAGGCTGGGAATTCCCCGGTGGAAAAACCGAACCTGGTGAAACTCCGGAGCAGGCTCTAGCCCGGGAACTCAAGGAAGAACTGGCCATTGATGTGGAAGTGGGGGAGTTTATCACTACTGTTGAACACGATTACCCTGGCCGCCACATTACCATGCACTGCTTCTACTGCAATATCGTAAATGGTGAATTGACTTTGTTGGAACACGAATCTGCCCGTTGGCTTAAGGTTTCAGAACTTCGTTCTGTAGAATGGCTCCCGGCAGACATTGCCGTCGTAGAAAGCATCGAACACGACGCCGTCAATTAA